In Onychostoma macrolepis isolate SWU-2019 chromosome 06, ASM1243209v1, whole genome shotgun sequence, one DNA window encodes the following:
- the s1pr5b gene encoding sphingosine 1-phosphate receptor 5b codes for MEDCAVTTDASSFAFQSYHSNKLLLCHYNYTGKLNQSRYEDGLKPESIASLSICFLIVVENLIVLMAIWKNKKFHKPMYYLLGNLTLSDLLAGFTYMLNIVLSGPNTLKLTPLLWFLREGGVFITLSASVISLLAIAIERFFTMRNTKPYYRAKRNRMFALIAASWVLSLLLGALPIMGWNCLRRLEWCSTVMPLYAKSYNFFCVLVFLAVLLAIVLLYGRIFHFVKTNTQNPSSVQRKPYGHRSRKYMALLKTVTIVVGAFILCWMPLFVLLLMDFVCPVKTSVTVCPVLLKADYFLGVAMFNSFINPVIYTLTNRDIRRAILKLLCRRCLMTKDGRVRKIGIRISFTKTDVNRQGLETTISSGNGTTLPVKSIYPKLKLSVIA; via the coding sequence ATGGAGGACTGTGCTGTGACGACTGACGCATCCTCGTTCGCTTTCCAGTCCTATCACAGCAATAAACTCCTCCTGTGCCACTATAACTACACCGGCAAACTGAATCAGAGCCGGTACGAAGATGGACTGAAACCAGAATCCATCGCCTCTCTCTCCATCTGCTTCCTCATCGTCGTGGAGAACCTGATCGTGCTCATGGCCATCTGGAAGAACAAGAAGTTCCACAAGCCCATGTACTACCTGCTGGGCAACCTGACGCTGTCGGACCTGCTGGCCGGATTCACCTACATGCTGAACATCGTGCTGTCGGGCCCGAACACGCTGAAGCTGACGCCGCTGCTGTGGTTCCTGAGAGAGGGAGGCGTCTTCATCACGCTCTCGGCGTCCGTCATCAGTCTGCTGGCCATCGCCATCGAGCGCTTCTTCACCATGCGCAACACCAAGCCCTACTACCGGGCCAAACGCAACCGCATGTTCGCGCTGATCGCCGCCAGCTGGGTGCTGTCGCTGTTGCTAGGCGCCCTGCCGATTATGGGCTGGAACTGTCTGCGTCGTCTGGAGTGGTGCTCCACCGTCATGCCGCTCTACGCCAAGAGCTACAACTTCTTCTGCGTGCTTGTGTTCCTGGCCGTCCTGCTGGCCATCGTGCTTCTGTACGGACGCATCTTTCACTTCGTCAAGACCAACACGCAGAACCCGAGCAGCGTCCAGCGCAAACCCTACGGCCATCGCTCGCGGAAGTACATGGCGCTGCTGAAGACCGTCACCATCGTGGTGGGAGCGTTTATCCTCTGCTGGATGCCGCTGTTTGTGCTCCTGCTGATGGACTTCGTGTGTCCCGTGAAGACGTCCGTGACGGTGTGTCCTGTTCTCTTAAAGGCTGATTACTTCCTGGGCGTGGCCATGTTTAATTCCTTCATTAACCCGGTCATTTACACGCTGACGAACAGAGACATCCGGCGGGCCATTCTGAAGCTGCTCTGCCGCCGCTGTCTGATGACCAAAGATGGCCGCGTGAGGAAGATCGGCATCCGCATCAGCTTCACGAAGACGGACGTGAACCGCCAGGGACTGGAGACGACCATCTCATCCGGGAACGGCACCACCTTACCTGTCAAATCCATCTACCCCAAACTCAAGCTCTCCGTCATCGCATAA
- the keap1b gene encoding kelch-like ECH-associated protein 1B, with translation MYTASGMTECKAEVTPSARNGHRVFSYTLESHTAAAFSIMNELRLERQLCDVTLRVKYNQLEAVDFVAHKVVLASSSPVFRAMFTNGLKECGMEVVPIEGIHPKVMGRLIEFAYTASISVGEKCVIHVMNGAVMYQIDSVVKACCDFLVQQLDPSNAIGIASFAEQISCTELHQKAREYIYMNFSQVATQEEFFNLSHCQLVTLISRDELNVRCESEVFHACVEWVQYDRENRRPYVQALLQAVRCHSLTPLFLQRQLERFDWDAQSKDYLSQIFQDLTLHKPTKVIPCRTPKVPQLIYTAGGYFRQSLSYLEAFNPCSGAWLRLADLQVPRSGLAACVISGLLYAVGGRNNAPDGNMDSSMLDCYNPMNNCWLPCAPMSVPRNRIGLGVIDGMIYAVGGSHGCVHHNSVERYDPERDCWQLVAPMLSRRIGVGVAVINRLLYAVGGFDGTHRLSSAECYNPERDEWRTIASMNTVRSGAGVCALGNYIYVMGGYDGTNQLNSVERYDVETDGWSFIASMSHRRSALGVTAHHGRIYVLGGYDGNTFLDSVECYDPETDSWSEVTNMTSGRSGVGVAVTMEPCQKGLSPCQKR, from the exons ATGTACACGGCGTCCGGTATGACGGAGTGTAAGGCGGAGGTGACTCCGTCGGCGAGGAACGGTCACCGTGTCTTCAGCTACACGCTGGAGAGCCACACGGCGGCCGCCTTCTCCATCATGAACGAGCTGCGTCTGGAGCGCCAGCTCTGCGACGTCACGCTGAGGGTCAAATACAACCAGCTGGAGGCCGTGGACTTCGTGGCTCATAAGGTGGTGCTGGCCTCGTCCTCGCCGGTGTTTCGCGCCATGTTCACCAACGGCCTGAAGGAGTGCGGGATGGAGGTGGTGCCCATCGAGGGGATCCACCCCAAG GTCATGGGCCGGCTCATCGAGTTCGCGTACACGGCGAGCATCTCTGTGGGCGAGAAGTGTGTGATTCACGTGATGAACGGGGCCGTCATGTACCAGATCGACAGCGTGGTCAAGGCCTGCTGTGATTTCCTCGTGCAGCAGCTCGACCCGAGCAACGCCATCGGCATCGCCAGCTTCGCCGAGCAGATCAGCTGCACGGAGCTTCATCAGAAGGCCAGAGAGTACATCTACATGAACTTCAGTCAG GTGGCCACGCAGGAAGAGTTCTTCAACCTGTCTCACTGCCAGCTGGTGACGCTGATCAGCCGCGACGAGCTGAACGTGCGCTGCGAGTCCGAGGTGTTCCACGCGTGTGTGGAGTGGGTCCAGTACGACCGGGAGAACCGGCGTCCGTATGTGCAGGCGCTGCTGCAGGCCGTCCGCTGCCACTCGCTCACACCGCTCTTCCTGCAGCGCCAGCTGGAGCGCTTCGACTGGGACGCACAGAGCAAAGACTACCTGTCGCAGATCTTCCAGGACCTCACGCTGCACAAGCCCACTAAAGTCATCCCCTGCCGGACGCCCAAGGTGCCGCAGCTCATCTACACGGCCGGAGGCTACTTCCGGCAGTCTCTCAGCTATCTGGAGGCGTTTAACCCCTGCTCCGGCGCCTGGCTGCGGCTGGCTGACCTGCAGGTGCCCCGCAGCGGACTGGCGGCCTGCGTCATCAGCGGTCTGCTGTATGCGGTCGGCGGCAGGAACAACGCTCCGGACGGAAACATGGACTCCAGCATGCTGGACTGTTACAACCCCATGAACAACTGCTGGCTGCCCTGCGCTCCCATGAGCGTGCCGCGCAACCGCATCGGCCTGGGCGTCATCGACGGCATGATCTACGCCGTGGGCGGCTCGCACGGCTGCGTCCATCACAACAGCGTGGAGAG GTATGACCCGGAGCGGGACTGCTGGCAGCTGGTGGCGCCGATGCTGTCGCGGCGGATCGGAGTCGGTGTGGCCGTGATCAACCGGCTGCTGTACGCGGTGGGCGGCTTCGACGGCACGCACCGGCTGAGCTCCGCCGAATGCTACAACCCCGAGAGAGACGAGTGGAGGACCATCGCTTCCATGAACACGGTCCGCAGCGGCGCAG GTGTGTGCGCTCTGGGGAACTACATCTACGTGATGGGCGGATACGACGGCACCAATCAGCTGAACAGCGTGGAGCGATACGACGTGGAAACGGACGGCTGGAGCTTCATCGCTTCCATGAGCCACAGACGCAGCGCGCTGGGAGTGACGGCGCACCACGGACGCATTTACGTGCTCG GTGGGTATGATGGGAACACGTTCCTGGACAGTGTGGAGTGTTATGACCCGGAAACAGACTCGTGGAGCGAGGTCACCAACATGACGTCCGGCCGCAGCGGCGTCGGAGTGGCTGTGACCATGGAGCCGTGCCAAAAGGGCCTGAGCCCGTGTCAGAAACGCTAG